Within Butyrivibrio fibrisolvens, the genomic segment TTGGCTAATATAAAATAAACGCTGTTATTGATCGCTTTTTCTGACTGCTCGGGGCAGAAGTTGTTCCAATCTACCGACTTCCTTAAATCATAATATGTCTGCAAGTCCGGGATCTGCTGTGAATAAGTAATTGCCATAACATTAAAGTCTCCTTCTACTTCTTTTGTTCAATGCATTCCAACTGTTCCGATGACCATAGCACAAATCAGAAAAGATGCAATTATTCTTTTACTCTTCATCATTTATCGCCTTTGTCTTAAATATTCATCCAAATTCCCTGATCATGGATAGCTGCATCTTCTACGGAATTATAGAATCTCTGTGTCTCGCCATTGCTAGCCATTAGAGCTATTAACTGCGATACATTTTTAGACTTCAGATCTTCGCGAAGAGTTTTCATAAGAGCCTGCGCAACCTTATTATGTCTTTCGTTCTTAAGAACACATATCCAGTCAAGATAAGCGCTGCAACATGCTCCATCATTCCTGCTGGCAATAAGAGTCGAATCAATTCTGCCAATTACCTTGTCTTTTCTTACAGCGATAAATGATATTGCTGTATTAAATCTAGGATCTGAAAAAGAGCTGACTACGGCCTTTTTGTACTCTTCATCTGGTTCCCAGAAGTAGGTGTCCGGTTCCTGCTTGCGAAGCTCTTTTTCGAAATCTATTACCATATCTATATGTTTTTCTTCAAATGGTATTACCTTAAAATCTCCCATTTTATTATTCTTTCCTTCTGTCATTACTAATTCGATATTCAAACCATAGGTCATCTGCCCGTTTAGCACTGTGTGCAGAAAGACTGTAACGCGTATTACCATTTTGTACGCATTACAGTCTTAATGTCAATTACTCTTTTTTATTCCCTTTAACCTGGCAATTTCTCTGACATATCTGTCAACCTGCTCACCTTCGGTCACGTCATAATCTTCCTTGAGGTTTTCAATCAGTCTCTGATAATCCTTGATAGCCTTATCGTATTCCTTGTGTGATTCATGTAGCTGTGCCATTGAGCAAAGACCCTCTGCAATTCTGGGCTTTTCCTGCATATCAAAAGACTTTTCGTAAGCTTCCAAGGCCTTATCATACATTCCGAGTTTGGCGTATCCATCCCCTAAATCGCAAAATGCCTGCCACTCATTGGGAAACTCTTTAATCATTTTTTCCCAGATCTCTTTTGCCTCTTCCAAGCGGCCTTTACCAAATGCCACATCACCTGTATACAAAAGATATTGATGATTATTTCCGGCTTTCTTCATCTGTTCAATATACGGAATCGCATCATCATACCTGCCATCTGCAATCATATTTTCCAAAAGAGCATATAGACAGCGGTAATTCCCCGGATATTTATCCAACAATTCTGTAAAGAAACGAATCACGTGAAAATGGTTATCATACCACTCATCGCCGCAGACGCCTCCATTAGCTTCGAGGAAGTCAGCCCATCCACCCTTGTCATCCGGATCCATCTCTAATACTTTCTGTGCATAGTCTGAAGCCAGTTCGTGATCACTATGTGCTCTGTGGTTGTATATACTTGCAAGGTTTCCAAGAGCACGTATATCCTTTGGATCCTGTTTAAGCCTATCTTCCAAAAAGCTGATTGCCTGTCTGAATGTATCAGGATGAATTCTTCTCTCGTTAAAGATCATGTTCTCGATGCGCTGCATCTGTTCCTCATAGGGAAGCTCAAAAAGCTCATCGATACTTACCCCAAAGAATATTGCAAGCCTTGGAAGAAGTGATATATCCGGGTCACTGGCGCCTGTCTCCCACTTGGAAACCGCCTGATATGATACCCCCAGGTACTCAGCCAATTCTTCCTGCTTTGCCTGTTTCTGTAATCTAAAATACTTAATCTGTTTACCTATCATATAAAGCCCTTTCTCAACTAAAC encodes:
- a CDS encoding helix-turn-helix domain-containing protein yields the protein MIGKQIKYFRLQKQAKQEELAEYLGVSYQAVSKWETGASDPDISLLPRLAIFFGVSIDELFELPYEEQMQRIENMIFNERRIHPDTFRQAISFLEDRLKQDPKDIRALGNLASIYNHRAHSDHELASDYAQKVLEMDPDDKGGWADFLEANGGVCGDEWYDNHFHVIRFFTELLDKYPGNYRCLYALLENMIADGRYDDAIPYIEQMKKAGNNHQYLLYTGDVAFGKGRLEEAKEIWEKMIKEFPNEWQAFCDLGDGYAKLGMYDKALEAYEKSFDMQEKPRIAEGLCSMAQLHESHKEYDKAIKDYQRLIENLKEDYDVTEGEQVDRYVREIARLKGIKKSN
- a CDS encoding GNAT family N-acetyltransferase → MGDFKVIPFEEKHIDMVIDFEKELRKQEPDTYFWEPDEEYKKAVVSSFSDPRFNTAISFIAVRKDKVIGRIDSTLIASRNDGACCSAYLDWICVLKNERHNKVAQALMKTLREDLKSKNVSQLIALMASNGETQRFYNSVEDAAIHDQGIWMNI